The following coding sequences are from one Paracoccus alcaliphilus window:
- the lipA gene encoding lipoyl synthase produces MRDLRIPDQRHPEKAHRPDQAQPKKPDWIRVKAPTSEGYKQTRDLLREHRLSTVCEEAGCPNVGECWSQGHATMMIMGEICTRGCTFCNVATGKPNALDAFEPGRVAHAVQKLGLNHVVITSVDRDDLDDGGAEHFAQTIRAIRHRSPSSTIEVLTPDFLKSKPGTLEIVVEARPDVFNHNLETVPGLYPTVRPGARYFHSLRLLQRVKELDPAMFTKSGIMVGLGEDRQGVLQVMDDMRAADIDFMTIGQYLQPTPKHHRVDRFVTPEEFASYEKAAYGKGFLMVSATPLTRSSYHAGDDFAQLRAARLEKLGQA; encoded by the coding sequence TTGCGCGATCTCAGAATCCCGGATCAACGCCATCCCGAAAAGGCCCACCGGCCCGATCAGGCCCAGCCAAAGAAACCCGACTGGATTCGCGTCAAGGCGCCGACATCCGAGGGTTACAAGCAGACCCGCGACCTGCTGCGCGAGCATCGCCTGTCCACCGTCTGCGAAGAGGCCGGCTGCCCCAATGTCGGCGAATGCTGGAGCCAGGGCCACGCCACCATGATGATCATGGGCGAAATCTGCACCCGCGGCTGCACCTTCTGCAACGTCGCCACCGGCAAGCCGAACGCGCTGGACGCGTTCGAACCGGGCCGCGTCGCCCATGCGGTGCAGAAGCTGGGCCTGAACCATGTCGTGATCACCTCCGTTGACCGCGACGATCTGGACGATGGCGGGGCCGAGCATTTCGCCCAGACCATCCGCGCGATCCGCCACCGCTCTCCCTCTTCGACGATCGAGGTGCTGACCCCGGATTTCCTGAAATCGAAACCCGGCACGCTGGAAATCGTGGTCGAGGCCCGGCCCGATGTCTTCAACCACAATCTGGAAACCGTGCCCGGCCTTTATCCGACGGTGCGGCCCGGCGCGCGCTATTTCCACAGCCTGCGGCTCTTGCAGAGGGTCAAGGAACTGGACCCGGCCATGTTCACCAAATCCGGCATCATGGTGGGTCTGGGCGAGGATCGGCAGGGCGTGTTGCAGGTCATGGACGACATGCGCGCCGCCGATATCGACTTCATGACCATCGGTCAGTATCTGCAACCGACGCCCAAGCACCACCGCGTCGACCGCTTCGTCACGCCCGAGGAATTCGCCAGCTATGAGAAGGCGGCTTATGGCAAGGGTTTCCTGATGGTCTCGGCCACGCCGCTGACGCGGTCGTCCTATCACGCGGGCGACGACTTCGCACAGCTCCGCGCGGCGCGTCTGGAAAAGCTGGGACAGGCCTGA
- a CDS encoding IS5-like element ISPlc1 family transposase yields MSRPKPPTYKTRNWPAYNEALKRRGSLTIWFDPEMSWDAAPSGRRGRQQSYSDAAIQTCLSMKVLFGMALRQTTGFVESLLQLVGLNWAVPDFSTLSRRQKTLAVNIPYRGSKGPLHLLIDSTGIKVEGEGEWHARKHGGPKRRVWRKIHLGIDEQTLEVRAVEVTGSHIGDAPVLPDLLSQIPEDQEIGSVTADGAYDTRKCHDAIADRSAHAVIPPRKNAKPWKAITAGAMARNEALRAAKYLGRTLWRRWSGYHRRSRIETKMHCVKLLGQRLMARDFDRQVAELQVRIAVLNGYTALGIPVTEAVG; encoded by the coding sequence ATGAGCAGACCCAAGCCCCCGACCTACAAGACCAGGAACTGGCCAGCCTATAACGAAGCGCTCAAGCGCCGCGGCTCGCTGACGATCTGGTTTGACCCCGAGATGAGTTGGGATGCCGCGCCGTCAGGCAGGCGTGGCCGCCAGCAGAGCTACAGCGATGCCGCGATCCAGACGTGCCTGTCGATGAAGGTGTTGTTCGGCATGGCCTTGCGGCAGACGACCGGGTTCGTCGAGAGCTTGCTGCAGCTGGTCGGCCTGAACTGGGCAGTGCCGGATTTCAGCACGCTGTCCCGCCGTCAGAAGACCCTCGCCGTGAACATCCCGTATCGTGGTTCCAAAGGGCCGTTGCACCTGCTGATAGACAGCACCGGCATCAAGGTCGAGGGCGAAGGCGAGTGGCATGCGCGCAAGCACGGTGGCCCGAAGCGGCGTGTCTGGCGCAAGATTCATCTCGGGATCGACGAGCAAACGCTGGAGGTCAGGGCTGTCGAGGTCACCGGGAGCCACATCGGTGATGCGCCCGTTCTGCCCGATCTTCTCAGTCAAATCCCGGAGGACCAGGAGATCGGCAGCGTCACCGCCGACGGCGCTTACGACACGCGCAAATGCCACGATGCGATCGCCGACCGCAGCGCTCATGCCGTCATCCCGCCCCGCAAGAACGCGAAGCCCTGGAAAGCTATCACAGCCGGAGCCATGGCCCGAAACGAAGCCCTTCGCGCCGCGAAATATCTGGGGCGCACCCTCTGGCGACGATGGAGCGGATATCACCGCCGAAGCCGCATCGAAACAAAGATGCATTGTGTGAAACTGCTGGGCCAGCGCCTCATGGCGCGGGACTTCGACCGCCAGGTCGCCGAACTCCAGGTCCGTATCGCTGTCCTGAACGGTTACACCGCGCTCGGCATACCCGTCACGGAAGCTGTGGGATAA
- a CDS encoding terminase gpA endonuclease subunit, with translation MVEDGRWRALRPEVQGHAGFRMNALVSLHANASWAKLAAEFIGAKDDPTTLQTFVNTILGQGWRAEGEELDETAMQARAEPFSLDKVPAEVLALTVGCDVQHDRLELTYIGWTETGCMLILGHRVIWGAWDADETWRELDTLLAERFSHDLGGRIGINATAVDAGDGTSMNRVTDFCRARTRRKIVAIKGAPGNRPVIERAGSKTKTGARLWIVGVDTIKTQIFAKFPRASSVRFSDSLPAIWYEQATAERAVIRYSRGQPVRQFVRVPGRRAEALDCTVYAVAARQLVNIVPEVRRADLAQAEPVTAPKRPVLQSEWMARR, from the coding sequence ATGGTCGAGGATGGCCGCTGGCGCGCGCTGCGGCCCGAGGTGCAGGGCCATGCCGGTTTTCGCATGAATGCCCTTGTCTCGCTGCATGCCAATGCCTCATGGGCCAAGCTGGCGGCGGAATTCATTGGCGCGAAGGACGATCCGACCACGTTGCAGACCTTTGTCAACACGATCTTGGGCCAAGGCTGGCGCGCTGAAGGCGAGGAACTGGACGAAACGGCCATGCAGGCGCGCGCCGAGCCGTTCAGCCTGGACAAGGTGCCCGCCGAGGTGCTGGCCCTGACCGTGGGTTGCGACGTGCAACACGACCGGCTTGAGCTGACCTATATCGGCTGGACGGAAACCGGCTGCATGCTGATCCTCGGGCATCGGGTGATCTGGGGCGCATGGGACGCGGACGAAACATGGCGCGAACTGGATACGCTGCTGGCGGAACGTTTTTCGCATGACTTGGGCGGCAGGATCGGCATCAATGCCACCGCCGTTGATGCGGGCGACGGCACGTCGATGAACCGGGTGACGGATTTCTGTCGCGCCCGCACCCGCCGCAAGATCGTCGCCATCAAGGGCGCACCCGGCAACCGCCCGGTGATCGAACGGGCCGGGTCAAAGACCAAGACCGGCGCGCGGCTGTGGATTGTCGGCGTTGATACGATCAAGACGCAGATTTTCGCAAAATTCCCGCGCGCATCCTCTGTAAGGTTTTCAGATAGCTTGCCCGCCATCTGGTATGAGCAGGCAACGGCTGAACGCGCCGTGATCCGTTACAGCCGGGGCCAGCCGGTGCGCCAGTTTGTGCGCGTCCCAGGGCGGCGGGCCGAGGCGTTGGATTGCACCGTTTACGCGGTTGCAGCGCGCCAACTGGTCAACATCGTGCCCGAGGTGCGCCGCGCCGATCTGGCGCAGGCCGAGCCGGTGACTGCGCCGAAGCGGCCCGTGTTGCAATCGGAATGGATGGCACGGCGGTAA
- the efp gene encoding elongation factor P — translation MPKINGNEIRPGNVLEHDGGLWAAVKVSHVKPGKGGAFAQVELKNLRDGRKLNERFRSEDKVERVRLDQKDQQFLYESDGKLVFMDSETFEQTELDSDLLGERRPFLQDGMTATIEYYGEEALSVSIPQKVICKVAETEPVVKGQTAANSYKPAILDNGVRIMIPPFVGEGEDIVVNTEQFEYSERA, via the coding sequence ATGCCCAAGATCAACGGCAACGAAATCCGCCCCGGCAACGTGCTGGAACATGACGGGGGCCTGTGGGCCGCCGTGAAGGTCAGCCATGTCAAACCCGGCAAGGGTGGTGCCTTCGCCCAGGTCGAACTGAAGAACCTGCGCGACGGTCGCAAGCTGAACGAACGCTTTCGCAGCGAAGACAAGGTCGAGCGGGTCCGTCTGGACCAGAAGGACCAGCAATTCCTGTATGAATCCGATGGCAAGCTGGTCTTCATGGACAGCGAGACCTTCGAGCAGACCGAGCTTGACTCGGACCTGCTGGGCGAGCGTCGCCCCTTCCTGCAGGACGGCATGACCGCCACCATCGAGTATTACGGCGAAGAGGCCCTGTCGGTGTCGATCCCGCAAAAGGTCATCTGCAAGGTCGCCGAGACCGAGCCGGTGGTGAAAGGCCAGACCGCCGCCAACAGCTACAAGCCCGCGATTCTGGACAACGGCGTGCGCATCATGATCCCGCCCTTCGTCGGCGAGGGCGAGGACATCGTGGTCAACACCGAACAGTTCGAGTACAGCGAACGCGCCTGA
- a CDS encoding DUF6280 family protein: MRDFVDGSAFNFEQGQRARKLFAAVVLAALDDAIADDKKYGNGPEQIARWARSRDGREVLSCAGIDPNERVVKGLMEFVSKGVRTSVALSREESERRMAAEAEAEAA; the protein is encoded by the coding sequence ATGCGCGATTTTGTTGACGGCTCGGCTTTCAATTTCGAACAGGGGCAACGCGCCCGCAAGCTGTTTGCGGCCGTGGTGCTGGCTGCGCTGGATGATGCTATTGCAGACGACAAGAAATATGGCAACGGCCCCGAGCAGATTGCGCGTTGGGCGCGGTCGCGCGATGGGCGCGAGGTGCTGTCCTGCGCGGGCATCGACCCCAATGAGCGTGTGGTGAAAGGACTGATGGAGTTCGTGTCGAAAGGCGTGCGGACCTCGGTCGCCCTGTCGCGCGAGGAAAGCGAACGCCGCATGGCCGCCGAGGCAGAGGCCGAAGCCGCCTGA
- a CDS encoding TonB-dependent receptor domain-containing protein, producing MRSRRYVALLGGTAILFPLLAAAQDAAPVVLDTISVESKREVETDTAIPISRIDQREIDDRQASTVAELIDSVPGVSLMNGNTPGGSGINIRGFGATGSYGTDQMVMIQVDGATQGSEELYRIGTQLYTDPSLYKEIDVQRGTVGSFEYGSGVVGGLVRLRTKDASDFTGGQIGWAGRQTFEFTSNGDGITSSSILAWQPTEDLEFLAQYVKRKQDRQDDGAGNDLGAEPFDLPSYMVKGKFTFGAARDQSLTLSYNDTQISERDMPYDQFGLGGGMFGNVDRDIDTRTTVLEYDYNPDNPLIHVVANLSYADQKIDSSYIPGSSPLGDIPMITELLNADHRYETTKLTIKNTADFATGAFRHDLRTGIEFIHKERAEANSAPGGKDRRIAVFAVDDITSGGWTISPALRYETQELTRSGDATSANPTRYDNDAVMGGLSLRYAFGNGISVFASAAYTENLPILDDFDTPGYMNQPQKARTWEVGAAYERGDLFSGGDRLAVKANLYRTDVWDVTSYSNVTDVSMKGLEIESSYVMANGFYADLNANITEGDQIGVAGPQYWTNAPTDRLRLTLGQHLTEELDLSWEAIASARMDRVNTGVDERAGNVVHNIRATYRPQSGVLQGAEVRVGIENVFDKEYQNWLATRNAPGRNVKLTLAKSF from the coding sequence ATGCGATCCCGCAGATATGTCGCCTTGCTGGGCGGCACCGCTATTCTATTCCCGCTTCTCGCCGCTGCACAGGACGCCGCCCCGGTCGTTCTGGACACGATCAGCGTCGAAAGCAAACGCGAGGTCGAAACCGACACCGCCATCCCCATTTCGCGCATCGACCAGCGCGAAATCGACGACCGTCAGGCCAGTACCGTGGCGGAACTGATCGATTCCGTCCCCGGCGTCTCGCTGATGAACGGCAACACGCCCGGCGGATCGGGCATCAACATCCGCGGCTTTGGCGCGACCGGATCCTATGGCACCGACCAGATGGTGATGATCCAGGTCGATGGCGCCACGCAGGGTTCCGAGGAACTCTATCGTATCGGCACCCAGCTTTATACCGATCCGTCGCTGTACAAGGAAATCGACGTCCAGCGCGGCACCGTGGGCAGTTTCGAATATGGCTCGGGCGTGGTCGGCGGTCTGGTGCGGCTGCGCACCAAGGATGCCTCGGACTTCACCGGCGGCCAGATCGGCTGGGCCGGGCGGCAGACCTTTGAATTCACCAGCAATGGCGACGGGATCACCTCGTCCTCGATCCTTGCATGGCAGCCGACCGAGGATCTGGAGTTTCTGGCGCAATATGTGAAGCGCAAGCAGGACCGTCAGGATGACGGCGCCGGCAACGATCTGGGGGCAGAGCCGTTCGACCTGCCGTCCTATATGGTCAAGGGCAAGTTCACCTTTGGCGCCGCGCGCGACCAGTCGCTGACGCTGTCCTATAACGATACGCAAATCTCCGAGCGCGACATGCCCTATGACCAGTTCGGGCTGGGCGGTGGCATGTTCGGCAACGTGGATCGCGATATCGACACCCGCACCACGGTACTGGAATACGACTATAATCCCGACAATCCGCTGATCCATGTCGTGGCCAACCTCAGCTATGCCGATCAGAAGATCGACAGCAGCTATATCCCGGGCAGTTCGCCCCTGGGTGACATTCCGATGATCACCGAGCTGCTGAACGCCGATCACCGCTATGAGACCACCAAGCTGACGATCAAGAACACCGCCGACTTCGCCACCGGCGCCTTCCGTCACGACCTGCGCACCGGGATCGAGTTCATCCACAAGGAGCGCGCCGAGGCCAATTCCGCGCCCGGCGGCAAGGATCGCCGCATCGCGGTCTTTGCGGTCGATGACATCACCTCGGGCGGCTGGACGATCTCTCCGGCGCTGCGATACGAGACGCAGGAACTGACCCGTTCGGGCGATGCGACCTCGGCCAACCCGACCAGATATGACAACGATGCGGTCATGGGCGGTCTGTCGCTGCGCTATGCCTTCGGCAATGGCATTTCGGTCTTTGCCAGCGCCGCCTATACCGAGAACCTGCCGATCCTCGACGATTTCGACACGCCCGGCTATATGAACCAGCCGCAAAAGGCGCGGACCTGGGAAGTCGGCGCGGCCTATGAGCGCGGCGACCTGTTCTCGGGCGGCGACCGGTTGGCGGTGAAGGCGAACCTCTATCGGACGGATGTCTGGGACGTGACCTCCTATTCCAACGTGACCGATGTGTCGATGAAGGGGCTGGAGATCGAATCCTCCTATGTGATGGCCAACGGCTTTTATGCCGACCTGAACGCCAATATCACCGAGGGCGATCAGATCGGTGTGGCGGGTCCGCAATACTGGACCAACGCCCCCACCGACCGGCTGCGCCTGACGTTGGGTCAGCACCTGACCGAAGAGCTGGACCTGAGCTGGGAGGCCATCGCCTCGGCCCGCATGGATCGCGTCAACACGGGCGTGGATGAACGCGCGGGCAATGTCGTCCACAACATCCGCGCCACCTATCGTCCGCAATCGGGCGTGCTGCAGGGCGCGGAAGTGCGGGTCGGCATCGAAAATGTGTTCGACAAGGAATATCAGAACTGGCTGGCCACGCGCAACGCGCCGGGCCGCAATGTCAAGCTGACGCTGGCGAAAAGCTTCTGA
- a CDS encoding 1-phosphofructokinase family hexose kinase, which produces MTAQQPVLTVTLNPALDLSTSADEVRPDLKLRCDKPVVEPGGGGINVSRAIKILGGQSTAMVALGGTTGTRIAEMLKSDGLSVVRLTAPGETRQSLAVNDRATGGQYRFVLPGPEWHRAHVADMTSAIAESARAGGWVVVSGSNPPGVPDGFEQMLTVRLKDSSARLIVDTSGEALRVLSGSSTPVDVLRMDSHEAEGLAGRPLPLRSDSAAFAAGLVQNGAAKSVIVARGADGSVIAGPDGAWHAEAAKVKVVSAVGAGDSFVAGFVLAAARGWPVPDALALGTAAAAAAVMTPATDLCHADDVERFYAARVVTRL; this is translated from the coding sequence ATGACCGCGCAGCAGCCGGTCCTGACGGTCACGCTGAATCCGGCCCTCGATCTGTCCACCTCGGCCGATGAGGTGCGCCCCGATCTGAAGCTGCGCTGCGACAAGCCGGTGGTCGAGCCGGGCGGCGGCGGAATCAATGTCAGCCGCGCGATCAAGATTCTGGGCGGGCAATCCACCGCCATGGTCGCGCTTGGCGGCACCACGGGCACCCGCATCGCCGAGATGCTGAAATCCGACGGGCTGTCGGTCGTGCGCCTGACCGCCCCGGGCGAGACCCGGCAATCGCTGGCGGTCAACGACCGGGCGACCGGCGGGCAGTATCGTTTCGTGCTGCCGGGGCCGGAATGGCACCGGGCGCATGTGGCCGACATGACCTCGGCCATCGCGGAATCGGCGCGGGCGGGCGGCTGGGTGGTGGTGTCGGGATCGAACCCGCCGGGCGTGCCGGACGGGTTCGAGCAGATGCTGACGGTGCGGCTGAAGGACAGCTCGGCCCGGCTGATCGTCGATACCTCGGGCGAGGCTTTGCGGGTTCTGTCGGGTTCCTCCACCCCGGTCGATGTGCTGCGCATGGACAGCCACGAGGCCGAGGGGCTGGCCGGTCGCCCCCTGCCATTGCGCAGCGACAGCGCGGCTTTCGCAGCTGGGTTGGTGCAGAACGGTGCGGCGAAATCGGTGATCGTGGCGCGGGGCGCCGATGGCTCGGTCATTGCCGGGCCGGACGGCGCCTGGCATGCCGAGGCCGCAAAGGTCAAGGTCGTCAGCGCGGTCGGCGCGGGCGACAGCTTCGTGGCGGGCTTCGTGCTGGCGGCGGCGCGCGGCTGGCCGGTCCCGGATGCGCTGGCGCTGGGAACCGCGGCAGCGGCGGCGGCGGTGATGACCCCCGCCACCGATCTGTGTCACGCCGATGATGTCGAACGCTTCTATGCCGCGCGGGTCGTCACCCGGCTGTAG
- a CDS encoding metallopeptidase family protein, giving the protein MKDLNALTAPDAAELENMARAALQALPAEFAPLAADVAIRVAEFAPEEILDELQIDDPFELTGLYDGIPVTEKSVMDQPGGPDIVWLYRRPLLDEWVARGDVALGDLVGHVVTHELAHHFGWSDADIASIDRWWE; this is encoded by the coding sequence ATGAAAGATTTGAACGCGCTGACCGCCCCCGACGCCGCCGAGCTGGAAAACATGGCGCGCGCCGCCCTGCAGGCCCTGCCCGCCGAATTCGCCCCTCTGGCCGCCGATGTGGCGATCCGGGTGGCTGAATTCGCCCCCGAAGAGATTCTGGACGAATTGCAGATCGACGATCCGTTCGAGCTGACCGGGCTTTACGACGGCATCCCGGTGACGGAAAAATCGGTGATGGACCAGCCTGGCGGCCCGGATATCGTCTGGCTGTATCGCCGTCCGCTGCTGGATGAATGGGTGGCGCGGGGCGATGTGGCGCTTGGCGATCTGGTCGGCCATGTGGTCACGCATGAACTGGCGCATCATTTCGGCTGGTCCGACGCCGATATCGCCAGCATTGACCGGTGGTGGGAATGA
- the gltX gene encoding glutamate--tRNA ligase: protein MTITRFAPSPTGHIHVGNLRTALFNYLIARKAGGTFILRLDDTDRERSKQEYVDGIKRDLDWLGLHWDREERQSLRLDRYAQAADGLRAAGRLYEVFETPTELDLKRKKQLNMGRPPVYDRAGLNLSDAEKDKLRAEGREGYWRFRLDLERIEWMDGILGDISIDAASVSDPVLIRADGQVLYTFASSVDDTDMGVTHIVRGADHVTNTATQIQIIRALGGTPPAFAHHSLLTGAKGEELSKRLGALSIRDLREAGVAPEALLSMMARLGSSQPVELKTSLDDLAEGFDLSQFGASPTRFDAEDLWPLTRERNQALPFDAVQDRIAALGVPNDLAERFWRVASQNITRLDDLAGWWTIFSEGAEPQIDPEDADFIAEAMTLLPPPPYTDASWAEFTTKVKEATGRKGKGLFMPLRKALTGQAHGPDMGEVMPLLQVVRARG from the coding sequence ATGACCATCACCCGCTTTGCTCCGTCACCCACCGGCCACATCCATGTCGGCAACCTGCGCACGGCATTGTTCAACTATCTGATCGCACGCAAGGCGGGCGGCACCTTCATCCTGCGCCTCGACGATACCGACCGAGAGCGTTCGAAGCAGGAATATGTCGATGGCATCAAGCGTGATCTGGACTGGCTGGGCTTGCACTGGGACCGCGAAGAGCGTCAGTCGCTGCGGCTGGACCGTTACGCGCAAGCCGCCGACGGACTGCGTGCTGCCGGGCGCCTCTATGAGGTGTTCGAGACCCCGACCGAGCTGGACCTGAAACGCAAGAAGCAGCTGAACATGGGGCGTCCGCCGGTCTATGACCGCGCCGGGCTGAACCTGTCGGATGCGGAAAAGGACAAGCTGCGGGCCGAGGGGCGCGAGGGTTACTGGCGGTTCCGGCTGGATCTGGAACGGATCGAATGGATGGACGGGATTCTGGGCGACATCTCGATCGACGCGGCTTCGGTCAGCGATCCGGTGCTGATCCGTGCCGATGGGCAGGTGCTGTATACCTTTGCTTCATCGGTTGATGATACCGATATGGGCGTGACCCATATCGTTCGGGGTGCCGACCATGTGACCAATACCGCGACCCAGATCCAGATCATCCGCGCGCTTGGCGGCACGCCGCCGGCTTTTGCCCATCACAGCCTGCTGACCGGTGCGAAGGGCGAGGAACTGTCCAAGCGGCTTGGCGCGCTGTCGATCCGCGACCTGCGCGAGGCAGGCGTCGCCCCCGAGGCGCTGCTGTCGATGATGGCGCGTCTGGGCTCCAGCCAGCCGGTCGAGCTCAAGACCAGCCTCGACGATCTGGCCGAGGGGTTCGATCTGTCGCAATTCGGCGCCTCGCCCACCCGCTTCGACGCCGAGGATCTGTGGCCGCTGACCCGCGAACGCAACCAGGCGCTGCCCTTCGACGCCGTGCAGGACCGCATCGCAGCCCTTGGCGTGCCGAACGATCTGGCCGAACGCTTCTGGCGCGTGGCCTCGCAGAACATCACCCGGCTGGACGATCTGGCGGGCTGGTGGACGATCTTCAGCGAAGGGGCCGAGCCGCAGATCGACCCCGAGGACGCCGATTTCATCGCCGAGGCAATGACGCTGCTGCCCCCGCCGCCCTATACCGACGCCAGCTGGGCCGAGTTCACCACGAAGGTCAAAGAGGCGACCGGCCGCAAGGGCAAGGGTCTGTTCATGCCGCTGCGCAAGGCGCTGACCGGCCAGGCGCACGGCCCCGACATGGGCGAGGTAATGCCACTGCTGCAGGTCGTCCGCGCCCGCGGCTGA
- the guaD gene encoding guanine deaminase yields MQQLIRGRILGFHADPTDTDDNHLYLEDGAILIEGGRILAVDDYAKLARPGLPEIDHRPHLILPGFIDTHIHFPQVQVIASWGAQLLDWLNTYTFPEEARFAQQGHAPAMADAFLNLLTAHGTTTAVAFCSVHPQSADALFTAAHARNMAMVAGKVMMDRNAPPEVLDTPQQGYDDSKALIARWHGKGRQRYAITPRFAITSTPEQMEMAGQLVREHPDCHIQTHLSENRDEIDFTLSLYPQARDYLDIYESYGLLGDRILLGHSIHLEPREIARMAETGSHPVFCPTSNLFLGSGLFDKAGLRAAGITSGIATDVGGGTSYSMLQTLNEGYKILQLRGQKLTALSAFHWITRGNAKVLGMEDQIGTLAPGSMADLVVLDSRATPAMALRSDRAETLAEELFILQIMGDDRSIAQTYVAGVAMKTV; encoded by the coding sequence ATGCAACAGCTGATCCGGGGCCGCATTCTCGGCTTTCACGCCGACCCCACCGATACCGACGACAACCACCTCTATCTCGAGGACGGCGCCATCCTGATCGAAGGTGGCCGCATCCTCGCGGTGGACGATTACGCGAAACTCGCCCGGCCCGGCCTGCCGGAAATCGACCACCGCCCGCATCTGATCCTGCCGGGCTTCATCGACACCCATATCCACTTCCCGCAGGTGCAGGTGATCGCCAGCTGGGGCGCGCAGCTTCTGGACTGGCTGAACACCTATACCTTCCCCGAGGAAGCCCGCTTTGCCCAGCAGGGCCATGCCCCGGCCATGGCCGATGCTTTCTTGAACCTGCTGACGGCGCATGGCACCACCACCGCCGTCGCCTTCTGCTCGGTCCATCCGCAATCGGCTGACGCTCTGTTCACCGCTGCCCATGCCCGCAACATGGCGATGGTCGCGGGCAAGGTGATGATGGACCGCAACGCCCCGCCCGAGGTTCTGGACACGCCGCAGCAGGGTTATGACGACAGCAAGGCGCTGATCGCCCGCTGGCACGGCAAGGGCCGCCAGCGTTACGCGATCACCCCGCGTTTCGCCATCACCTCGACCCCCGAACAGATGGAGATGGCGGGCCAACTGGTCCGCGAACACCCCGATTGCCATATCCAGACCCATCTGTCGGAAAACCGCGACGAGATCGATTTCACCCTCAGCCTTTACCCGCAGGCGCGCGACTATCTGGATATCTACGAAAGCTATGGCCTGCTGGGCGACCGGATCCTTCTGGGCCATTCGATCCACCTCGAGCCGCGCGAGATCGCCCGCATGGCCGAGACCGGCAGCCATCCGGTCTTCTGCCCGACCTCGAACCTGTTCCTTGGCTCGGGCCTGTTCGACAAGGCCGGTCTGCGCGCCGCGGGCATCACCAGCGGCATCGCCACAGATGTCGGCGGCGGCACCAGCTATTCGATGCTGCAAACGCTGAACGAGGGCTACAAGATCCTGCAACTGCGCGGCCAGAAGCTGACGGCCCTGTCGGCCTTCCACTGGATCACCCGCGGCAATGCGAAGGTTCTGGGGATGGAGGATCAGATCGGCACCCTTGCCCCTGGCTCCATGGCCGATCTGGTGGTTCTGGACAGCCGCGCCACCCCGGCCATGGCCCTGCGTTCCGACCGGGCCGAGACGCTGGCCGAAGAGCTGTTCATCCTCCAGATCATGGGCGACGACCGCAGCATCGCGCAGACCTATGTCGCGGGGGTGGCGATGAAAACGGTGTGA
- the xdhC gene encoding xanthine dehydrogenase accessory protein XdhC, whose product MIRVRVISARGSTPREAGAEMFVGPTRVEGTIGGGQLEYMAIDRARQMLASDEAEAEMDIPLGPEIGQCCGGRVVLALDRRGPTPQQHPDVLVFGAGHVGRALALALQPLPVNVSLIDGRAEELARAAPGITTKLTPLPEADIRAARPGSAVVILTHDHALDFLLAAEALARDDLAYIGMIGSATKRAQFTRFARARGIDSTPLICPIGAGFSSDKRPAVIAAFAAAELIARLTDISLVNKYPCNS is encoded by the coding sequence ATGATCCGTGTGCGGGTCATATCGGCCCGCGGGTCCACCCCGCGAGAGGCCGGCGCCGAAATGTTCGTCGGCCCCACCCGCGTCGAGGGCACCATCGGCGGCGGTCAGCTGGAATACATGGCCATCGACCGCGCCCGGCAGATGCTGGCCTCGGACGAGGCCGAGGCCGAAATGGACATCCCCCTCGGCCCCGAGATCGGCCAGTGCTGCGGGGGCAGGGTGGTCCTTGCGCTGGACCGTCGCGGCCCCACGCCGCAACAGCATCCCGATGTGCTGGTCTTCGGTGCGGGCCATGTCGGTCGGGCGCTGGCGCTGGCCTTGCAGCCACTGCCGGTCAATGTCTCCCTCATCGACGGCAGGGCCGAGGAACTGGCCCGCGCCGCCCCCGGCATCACCACGAAACTGACGCCCTTGCCCGAAGCCGATATCCGCGCCGCCCGCCCCGGCAGCGCCGTGGTGATCCTGACCCACGACCACGCGCTGGATTTCCTGCTGGCCGCCGAGGCGCTTGCCCGCGACGATCTCGCCTATATCGGCATGATCGGCAGCGCCACCAAACGCGCCCAGTTCACCCGCTTCGCCCGCGCGCGCGGCATCGATTCCACGCCGCTGATCTGCCCCATCGGCGCAGGGTTCAGCAGCGACAAACGCCCGGCGGTCATCGCCGCCTTCGCCGCCGCCGAACTGATCGCGCGGCTGACTGACATATCTTTGGTGAATAAATATCCATGCAACAGCTGA